From one Sylvia atricapilla isolate bSylAtr1 chromosome 17, bSylAtr1.pri, whole genome shotgun sequence genomic stretch:
- the LOC136368801 gene encoding T-box-containing protein TBX6L: protein MQALPDVKAPCEALPSPSLEPFPQSSIVVTLEDMGLWMKFHQIGTEMIITKSGRRMFPQCKIKVSGLIPYAKYLMLVDFVPMDNFRYKWNKDQWEVAGKAEPQLPCRTYVHPDSPAPGSHWMKEPVSFQKLKLTNNTLDQHGHIILHSMHRYKPRFHIVQADDLFSVRWSIFQVFSFPETVFTSVTAYQNEQITKLKIDNNPFAKGFREHGKNTRREGRAKCQKPSPAKSQKRKLPEEKEPAAEERDFEKDENVDVKEESNPVVVSSGYPFWGSEQNSSQAFPAASPVPAEQREGLAREQQVPTPSYQTYRFHEAGDSQQLPSRDAATLNDFRARCHALDLAMVPEHEPKQLPEGFTNLPPLPPPLPPPQDYTGVVNMALDSVGKAGARAPMYSPYGTEQGLGQWVMPSHSQYRAMSYSAFSTEYNTQGTPAHAHGTMAEWSQYPLFPYACW, encoded by the exons ACGTGAAAGCGCCGTGTGAGgcccttccttcccccagcctggagccctTCCCACAGAGCTCCATCGTGGTCACCCTGGAGGACATGGGGCTCTGGATGAAGTTTCACCAGATAGGGACTGAGATGATCATCACCAAATCTGGCAG ACGAATGTTTCCTCAATGCAAAATCAAAGTCTCTGGCTTAATCCCATATGCCAAGTACCTCATGCTGGTAGATTTTGTGCCAATGGATAACTTCAGGTACAAG TGGAATAAAGATCAGTGGGAAgttgctggaaaagcagagccccagctccctTGTCGCACCTATGTCCACCCGgattccccagctcctggcagccacTGGATGAAAGAACCTGTCTCCTTCCAGAAACTGAAGCTCACTAACAACACTCTGGATCAGCATGGGCAT ATCATCCTGCACTCCATGCACCGTTACAAGCCGCGCTTCCACATCGTGCAGGCAGATGACCTCTTCAGCGTCCGCTGGAGCATCTTCCAAGTGTTCAGCTTCCCTGAGACTGTCTTCACCTCTGTCACTGCCTACCAGAATGAGCAG ATTACAAAGCTCAAGATTGACAACAATCCATTTGCTAAAGGTTTCCGTGAACATGGGAAGAACACTCGAAG ggaaGGACGAGCCAAATGCCAGAAGCCCAGTCCAGCTAAGAGCCAGAAGAGAAAATTGCCTGAGGAAAAGGAGCCTGCTGCTGAGGAACGTG ATTTTGAGAAGGATGAGAACGTAGATGTGAAGGAAGAGAGTAACCCTGTGGTGGTGAGCAGTGGCTATCCCTTCTGGGGCTCGGAGCAGAACAGCAGCCAGgccttccctgcagcctctccagtgcctgctgagcagagggagggtCTGGCCAGAGAGCAGCAAGTGCCAACACCGTCCTACCAAACCTATCG GTTCCAcgaggctggggacagccagcagcttcccagccgTGACGCCGCCACCTTGAACGATTTCCGGGCGAGGTGCCACGCCTTGGATCTCGCCATGGTGCCCGAGCACGAGCCCAAACAGCTCCCAGAGGGCTTCACCAACCTGCCCCCACTGCCCCcacctctgcctcctccccagGACTACACAGGAGTGGTGAACATGGCTCTGGACTCTGTGGGGAAAGCCGGGGCCCGGGCGCCCATGTACAGTCCCTATGGCACGGAGCAGGGCCTGGGGCAGTGGGTGATGCCTTCCCACAGCCAGTACAGGGCCATGAGCTACTCGGCCTTCTCCACCGAGTACAACACACAAGGAACTCCAGCACATGCCCATGGCACCATGGCAGAGTGGAGCCAGTACCCTCTGTTCCCCTACGCCTGCTGGTGA